In the Anaerolineae bacterium genome, GGGATGGACACCGGGCGCGGTGGCGGCATGTAAGGGCGGAAAGCCCGCTGGTATAGCTGGCGGGCGTGCAGAGCCAGCGCCCCCAGCCCGGTGAAAATCGCCACCGCGTTGATGATCAGCCCGATCACCGGCAGTGGCACATTGGCCAGCAGCGCATAGAGCGCCGCCCCAAACACCAGGGCGAGCAGATTATAGGCCAGCCGGTCGTCCATCCCGGTCAGACGGCGAGCCAGCCGGCTGCCAAACAGGTAGACAAAAACCAGCCGCGCCACAAACAGAATCACGAACGAGAAGCCCCCGACCGTCAGCGTATTGACGATCAGCATCAGCAACAGGGCCATGGCCGTGAAGCCGCCCAGAGTCGTCACCGATAGCAGCACGACGATCAGGACGCTGATCAACAGCACCAGCAGGCCAACCGGCACTGCCAGCAGCGCTAGAATCAGCCCCCAGCCAAAGCTGGGCGCCAGCTGGCGCGGGATGAGCCGGGCCGGTTCGCGGACCCAGGCCGGCGCGGCGATCATCACCAGCACGCCCGCCGCCAGCAGAGTCAACACGTCGGTCAGGGCGGCGTTCAGGTAGCGCATCACCAGTTCGCCGGGCTGCACCGTCTCTTCCGGCACAGGCTGGGTGATGTCCGGGCGCGGCTGGTCGAGCGTAAACGCGATCGTGCCACCAATCTGGCCGTTGATGTTGCCGGGCCGCGCCCCGCTATAGGTCAGGTTCCCGCCGATGATGCCCTCCGGGCGCACGGCCAGCCCCGGAGTCTGGAACGATACTGTGAACGGGAAGGGAAAGGGGATGAACGTTGGCGATGATTCGCCGCTGCCCACGCGGGCATAGACATCTC is a window encoding:
- a CDS encoding polymer-forming cytoskeletal protein — its product is MRRHGWYVILAVLGSLLLVALNTASAAEGLQGDQCVIAADEVIESDLYIACNTLTIEGTIQGDLIGGAWSTVIAPRGLVAGDIWLLGGQLRIEGTVEDDIRFGGVDLDLTGNARLSPGSDIAAAALNVEIWDGASVPGDLLVFGYQTVVRGGVEGDVSFNGSALIIGGRVAGDVYARVGSGESSPTFIPFPFPFTVSFQTPGLAVRPEGIIGGNLTYSGARPGNINGQIGGTIAFTLDQPRPDITQPVPEETVQPGELVMRYLNAALTDVLTLLAAGVLVMIAAPAWVREPARLIPRQLAPSFGWGLILALLAVPVGLLVLLISVLIVVLLSVTTLGGFTAMALLLMLIVNTLTVGGFSFVILFVARLVFVYLFGSRLARRLTGMDDRLAYNLLALVFGAALYALLANVPLPVIGLIINAVAIFTGLGALALHARQLYQRAFRPYMPPPRPVSIPSTALEALEALRGEAPPPPPDSDEHPAPGMANLPAGFNWWRSQWEDEDQL